The genomic window AACCAAAGGGATATGAATCATATAAGAACATTAAATCAGGCAAATCAAAAGAAGATTTTGGGAAAGAAGTCGAGCCTAAAAGTGTCAATCCAGTAAAAGCACTCTTTCTTATGCAATGCATTGTTGCACACCAAAGTGATAATCATACCAAGCATTCAGAATTTCAAGATTATCCAAAAGATAGATTTGATCACAGAGAATCCAACATATCAACAGAGAACACAAAATCAAAATAGCATTACCTTTTTGGGTCCCATGAATTATCGGCACAAGTCCATTTGGAGGCAACAATAACACTAAGAGGCAAACGGCGCCATTTTGAGCAATCATCACATTGAATCCATTGATCATGTTCCCTACAGATGCATAATCAGAAATTTGCAAAAACTAGCACACTAACACCAAGTATATAAACATGTTCATTCAGAGTAGAAACCCTTAAATTGTATGACAACTCTTTTACAGTTAAAGTTGATTGAATCCAGTCACCACTTTTCAATTGTTGTTCTTTTAATTCTCACCTCTTAAGGTGAAACTGTCATGTCTTTTACACGGAAGGTATACATGGACATGGTTAATATGTCAAACCCCAATATCTTCAGTAGCTAGAAGATAAAACTACGCTGGAACTACATGCATCTCACTCACTGAGGTTGATGAGGCAGAATCTTAGCACTCAAGGCATTTCCAATTGTTTATGTTATCGGAGAAGTCTCTAAAAGTATGTTATGAAAATGGCGACTCATCATGGCATTGTGGAATATAAAGACACTTATTTCAGAATTACCCAAAAGTAAGTTAGAGTAAGTCATATGATATCTTTGTCTAATGTATCTTACCCTGTTGCACGGATGGCGAAAATTGATCTCTTTGCAAAGACTGGGGGTTCCTGCATGTATGTAACACAGATTAGGTAGAGATAATTCAAGTCTTTTGCTGAGAATGAAGATCTGCCTTTTGTGTCAGCCAGAGAGGATGCTCCATAGTTCagaacacaaagaaagaaatgagTAGCAAGCTTACATCATATTCTTCAAATTCGTAATCCTCAATCATCACAACAGTTGGTTTTGCAGTGGGAGCAGGACGCAACAACTCTTGGGCCTCCTCCCAAGTAAGCTTTAGTTCTAAGGCATCTTCAGCATCCATTACGAGTCTCCTGCTTTTGGAACCAATATTGCGACTTCTTTTTTGTAAAAACTGCAAAGATCCCTCATCTGGCCTGCCGCCAAATTTATCTGTCTTAAGCCAACTAACATCCCCGTCAGCTGAGTTCATATGATGATCATATAGAGAGCTTGGATGGAGATCTGCGGCTCCCTTTATTGACTGAAGAAATCCGGAGTAACCACTTACTACTGCTAGGTTCTCATTTGTACTAGAAAAGAGTGTCTCACTGAGAAGGGAACCATTTGCAATAGCTGAAATCTGTGAGTCCTGTGTAAAAGTAATATACAAACATTAAGTGAAACTGGAGAAAGAAGATAAAAGGGAAAAAACAAGCACTTGCAATAACAACAGATTAGCAGCGAGATTGGTAGGAAAATCTAACTTACTGGCAAACTGACAGTATTTGTGGCCTTCCGGAAGCCCATAATAAGTTTTCCTCCAGGTTCTATCCGACTAAAAGTCACTGCAGAAAACAAGAACCATCAATAATTACAAAAGCCTTCCCAAAAAAATCACGATCAGAGAACAAGGTATACATGATGTAGTTTTGTCTACCATTTTAACATGTGCTGTAGCATGGAAACCCATGTGAGAAATGATAAGAagctatataaaaatatatgtagcATCTAAAACCAGACCTCAATCAAGAAAGAAGTGATGTGCATGATGCAAATAGTAGTGATGCTTACTATCATGTCCAAGGAAATGAGTTGTTAATCACCTGTATCGCCAGCTTGTAATTGCAAGGATTGTATGCATGGTGTAACACCCTCCAAGACATACATTCTGCTGTTATTATTTGGCCAGAACCTAAACTGAAACTGCCATTCTTTGCCTCTTGCATCTTGAATTGTCAAAGGACGACCTTCTGGTTGAGAAATTGGAGGGAAATATGCCTACATAAATCACCTCAAGAACTCAGATGACAGGAACAATGAAAAGAAAGCATAGTATAGCCCCAAGCAGCTCTCCCCACTAGGATTTTGTGATTGCATGCAAAAAATCATAACATTGAAAAGGTTTGACTTAATCATTCACACAAGAGTATCCATGGCCACATAGAAACCCAAGTAACATCAAATGCAAGTACCACAAACAATGGTGTTTCACCATTAGGATGCATATAGGTTGAACGATATGGACAAGATGCTATATCGATCAGTTTGTGTTAATATGTATGTAATGTAACAGGACCAGGGTTCCTTTTCTATACAGTCTATCATAAATGAACGATGCATATATACCTTATTGGTTAGAGAATAGTACCTTTGTTTCCCTAAGATCTAACATGGTTTCACAAGACTCAAAACTGAAATGACAATTAGAGGACGATGGTATGCTTCTGATCTTCCatctttataaaaaaatattattttgtagGTAAACAATGTCAGCATACTAAAATTTGTGAAAAGTACCTCCGCACAGGCTTTTGGAAGAACAAGGCGCCCAATGCGGCCTGCATCACTTGCACTCAGAACCTTCTCAAACAACGGAACAATGGTGGAGTTCGAACTTCATGAAAAATTTAGTCAAGGAGGACAAAACAATATCATCCACAATAAACGGAATGTATGCAGCATATTATAGAAGTTTACCAGCCTAACTGAACTATTATGGAGCATGGTATTTACAAGTACTTAATGTTAATTATTAGTGTCACCAGAAAGTTGATACATTTGCAAAGGATACTCTCCAGATATTTGTTGCAGCTCTTGGTCCGTTATTCTTGGCCAATACCGAGGAAGTAATTGATTGCGGCCCCTTCCCTCAGCAGGTGGTCTCGCAACACGAAGATGTGGAAAAGCATCTTTTGTTGGATCAAAAACAGCACCTTCACCAACCCTTGGTGATCTGGTCAGAAAATGCCGAGCCCTTTGTGCATGCTGAAAGGGAGATAGCGTAGTGGCAAGTTCTCTTCCTTCAGTGATGGCTCTCGTTGGTGATAGCATAGGTCTTTCTACTGTTGAAGTAGCCTCCATCTTGTTTCCATTATTAGCAATACCCAAGCTCATGCTGAGACATGCCTCAGAAAGTGATTCATTTGGTGTGCTATTTGTAGTTGGATCTTTATTGTCATCTCTTCGAGCACATTGAGGAGACTCTAATGCACTTTGAGTCCTGGTTAAGAAAGGCATCCTTCCCATGTCCCCAATACTAAGGGTTGGATGTTCCCATTTAATCTGCCTAGAACCATTCTCTATCTCTTTCTGCCTCAAAGCGCTACTGCTTTGTCCAGCCTCTATGGTTTTCACCATGAACGGGTGATTGCTCTTATTTATAATAGCAATATCATCATTTCTGGAATCCACCATAAAGGAGGGTGGTTGCTCGAATTTTCTACCTGATAATAACTCGTCGCTTTTACCAAAAATTCGCAGATTATTTTGACATGGAAAAAGCTTTGGAACCATTTGACTGGAAGCCTGTAAAAAGTACAGTCATATTATTTGGAAAACAAAGGTGGATCATACGACAAAGGAACTTACAGATTGAGCTGCTGAATTTTTCATGCAAGTGACACATTGAACTCCTCCGCTGTCAAGTAGATCATAAGAGTTCTTCGAAGCAATACATCCACAATGGAGACGCTGAAATAGTAAAAAATTCATCAGAGTACTGTTGCAATACAGCTTAGCACAAGAAATTGGATACAAGTCGCGACCTGTATCATCACCTCACCTTCCCACAAAATGAGCAGTCTCTCCAGCCTGATTCCTTTTGGTGAAATATATCACAAAATACAAGCTGCTCATGTGCCAACCTAGGTGCACCAGAAACCATATAATCAAAATCAGAAACAGATCAACCTAGGAAACTAAACAGTAAAGCCTTCATGAGAAGAAAATTAATCAAGCAAAATGGTAACACCGGGCTAAAGTAACCTCCACTCCCGGAAGAGATGGATTCTTATTATTCAACTAAACATGCACTCCCCATCCTCAAATCCAAACTCGAGAAACACCCTGGCTGATGCTCAAAACCAGTTTATCATTAAAGCTAAACTTTCACTACCAAGCAGCAATTTTGATTCAATCATATAGCACATAGAGATTTGGCAAACACACACTTTTACTGTGCAGCGATTTGATCCAATCATCCCTGACATCAATCCGGTCAGAGCTCATTGAGGCAATTTCCGATGTGACCTGCACATTTGCTCATGTCACTGTACTTCAGATTTTCGGTGATACGCTGTAGAGCTCTTTGTAACTGGACGTTAACCGAAATCTCAAATGAGCTTGAACGTGGGCGAACTCTCCTCGATCTATTGCCACCAAATTGCTCTATCTAACTGATACCCACGCAAGCAGCAGTCGAGACTCGAGACACAACAGATTCAAcgcaaatttctaaaatttctacaCACTCCACCTCGCCTCGGCGCGGTTTCCGCACAAATCAGCCCACTTGGGCATCTTTAGTGGATTCACTGCAAAGAATCATCCACAAATCGCCGCACTTTTAAGGGGTAAAATtctccttttttaaaaaaaaggggaCAAAATGGCAAAGCATCAAAAcgcaaagagaagaagaaggcggCATCAACTAATTCATCCATCCAACCACTCCATTCGGAACACACGAAGTCATGAACCCGACGCACGGCGCAAAGGACAAGCACAGTGGACAGAGGAGCCGTACCCGCACTTGTCGCAGAGCAGGGCGAAGCCGCCGGATCGCAGCGGCCACCCCTTCCTccactcccctccccctcccagCGCGGCCGCCGTCACGCCGCAGGCCGCGTTCATGCACCCCTTCGCCGCCGCACCAACCACAcccgccatggccgccggccgccgcggcgaGCCCACTCACTCCTCTGATGaaacctcacctcacctcacctcatcACCCCCAGAGAGAAACGGGGAGAGAGGGATACACGCGCACACacacgcgcgcgcacacacacacacacaggcGGTGGGGGAGGCGTAGTTTTCCGGCAGATGTGGAGGGAGCAACGACCGCTGCTGCAGGTTGCGGCCGATTGGTGCATGCGGACGCGGGGAAGGCAAGGAATACGAGATGGGAGAAGCCGTGGTAGCAGCAAACTAACCCCCTCCCCAGCTCCCCTCCTGAGCTGTTCTAGTTGTTAGCGACTAAAATATAGCAGTGCTCTGTGCTTGCTCACTCgcggaggagagaagaggaggaggtggaggaatTCTTTTtccatgaagaaaaaaaaaatggcaggaAAGCAGAGTAGAGACCACAGGCAGATAGCAAAGTGTCGGGGCCTTTTTTTGGGATGCACGCACGCACGAcatgctctgctctgctctgcggCCTTTTGTATTTCTTCCTGCTGCGCTGGCTGTTGAGAGATGAGCATGCATGAGCTAGTCTTGTGCTGTGTTGCTCCCCTCCACGACtttgccggccggccggccggcctggACTGCAGGTGCCTGTGCCGCAGGCGTGGTACTTTGCTGTCTGCCGTGCCTGTAGCATCGTCATGGCCTGCCTGATTGATggggaaacaaaaaagaaatctGTGGATACAATGGAGGCGCCAATCAGTCTAGTACGGCTTCAAATTCTGCGGGTAGATCCCGCTCCGCAAAATACAAACATTGCTGAGCAGAGTTTTCTCAGTTTGCGTGTGTTATCCGGTAAGAAACCAAGATGTGGCGTGCCAATACACAGCAGCCAACAGCACGGTCCCTGCGCCGGCGCCATCGAAGCCGCCGGGCTCTGCTCCCACGTATCGTAACGTCGCCTTCAAGTGGGAACCCGAGCCGCGGGACTCGAGCCGGCCGCGCTGCGCTCCAGGCTTTTTTTTTGCCTATATTCAGAGGAATTATTGGGTGAATGGAAAATCGATCCAGtgccaaacaaacaaacaaaaagtgCAGCGCAGTTCGTCGTCAGCTGCTGCGGCCTCGTGTCGCGAGCGAGAGGGCGGTGAGGCCACCTCCGGGTGGGTGTGGCTCCGGCGACGTGGACACCGCAACCGGCGGCGGGGCCCTCGCTCTTCCTTTCCCGCCTTCACGTCGCGGTTTGCTTACGTCGTGCCCCCGGAAGTCTCGGCGTGAAGCTGCccgccctgccctgccctgacCTGCGTTTGCGTGCGCTGCCGTCACTCGCCGGACCTATCCACACCCACCGGCTTCCGGGTCCCGCCGGAACGGTGCGCCGCGGGACCCACGAGCCATCGTCGGGCCACGAGGAGAGGTTACGTGCACCCGACATGCGTATCCATCGCGGACAATGACAGCTCGGGGCGTACGGGTCTCCGGGCCGGCGTGGAAGTGAGGTCACGAGGCGGCCGGCGTTGGTGGAACGAGTGGAGGGGGGAGGAATGATGAGCGGCGTTGAAGGGGACAGAGGAATGGACGAATATATTTCATTGTACTGCTCACTCGGCCTCGCTATTAGCTATAGCCTGCCTGCATTGCAGTAGGTCGTGTGCGTGTGAGAGACGCGGGAGGGCACGACGGAGGCCGCCGATTGGGCGCCGTGGCGGTTGCAGGGCATGCCGACGCCAGCGCTGCGTTGCTTTTGGAGCTCGGTCGGGCACGCCGGCACGGCCGCCGTCCGCATGGAAGGCCAAAAAAAGGGCACCGCGATGCTCTCTGCTTTCGGTTGTAACGACAACTGCGGGGGAAGGAGGTCGCCTGCGGTGGGCATCCTACGGCGACACAATAGCAAATTCCGGCCATCCATtcgcgaaaaaaaaaattgcagatcAAACGGCGTATAAATTTGCTACAGCACATCATGCGTTTCAGCCATCAGATCGATGTTGATTCGACGTGCTACTCCAACTACTTAAGTTGATGTGAGTAGCACCTACTCCctcattcttttttgttttacgTCCTGAATCCGTACTGCGATTACAAGTGATGTCATGCATACATAGACATAACACTTTTATTATAGAGTCCACGAATAATACCATTGAAAATATTTGCCTGTGTAAATCGTGAGTATTTAGATCTGAACTTTGGTGGATGGAGTGTACCGTACGCCTCCATCATCCTACCAAGATGTGGTTCCCAACTATTAATATGTTAAACACTATCAAGATCAGCTATTTGTCTTTGTAAACACTTTCATACAAGTATAATTTTATGGGTATTTATTGATCAAAGTCACGTCTTAGAGGCCATAAAAAGTCAAGAATGTTAAATACAAAACATGTTTGGATATTCCTATACAGTAGATTTAATAATCATCATAAGGTAAATATATAAGATGTGTGTGCATATTACATGAAGTTCACCGTGTTGAGATGCAAATATAGGAATTTTCCTAATCACATGGTACAAGAGCTCTTCCTAAAGAAGTAACTGagctataaaaaaataaaaaagatgtgCGCTCTTGCATACGTAGGCTTGAAAGCAAAgagataattaataattaaagaaTTTACTAGAAATAAGGTATGTCTTAGAGATGAATATCTACTACACATGTGCCATTACTCCAATACGATAGGTTGTATTACCACCATAAAGTAAATAAACCATGTGTTGATATTACAAGCAGTTTAGCATATTCCACACGCAAACCTTCCTAGATTACGACATTCTCTAGATATTAAAAATAGCACAATTTGAAAAGGTTACCATCAAATACCATAACTAACTATATAAAAAGGAGGGGCTATGCCCAGGAGGAGGGGGAAAAGAGATAGAGTCAAAAGGCCTAAGATAAGTCAGTAGCCAATCAAGTAATACGAGGCAGGTCTAATTGGATAGAAGCAAAGATAATCTATTAAGATTAATAGTAGATTTAAGCTATGATTAGATTCATCTGACAATAATTTTAGTATTTAGAACACGTGAGAACTCGCTAAGATCTGTATAATTAGATCTAGACATATTCTTATTATAACTATCTTTTCATAAGATTAATCAAGATAAAATAGGATATAGGCCTATAAAATCTCGTGTCCTCTTCCATAAATATAGTTAATAACcagttatttttttaaaataaatatttatataatcgGTTTTATCAATCATCCACAAAGTAGTTAGCACCATAATGTAATTGATAAAATCTTGTACACCGACATACACAACAATCCTCATAATATGAAATAATCCTCAGTGGGTTGTTGGGAAATCTACGTCGGGATCTGGATTGGCGATGACAGTGTCTGGGAATCCGCCTTTCGGTGCGCGAGAGGTCGATCGAGTGTGTGAAAAGCACTTGTGTAAAACCAGACAAATGGTGTCGTGGTGGTGTGATGGTGTCTAATCCCAAATTGTCCATGGAagaggaaaaaatattttgtccGCCAAAGCAAAGCTACTCCTACGCGTCCGATGGTCATTTGTTTCCAAGGGACGGGATCATGGTTAAACTGATTGGACATGTGTACTACGTATGAGTACGATTAGTCTAGTCTAGTGATCCAGTCCCGTACTTGTACCACAGAGCAAGAAAGAGTTACTACGGGGGCTCAAGGGCTTCTGCAGACAGTGACTTCAGGCGCTGAACGCGCAACAGCAGCCCTCCTAATCATCACCTGATGCTCTTACCGGATGATGCCCGTGCTAAGGAAGACCAACCACCACAGAACGACGCCTGATGCAAAATATACTGTTCCTTTTGTCTTGTCTTGTGATCTGGATGTTCTACCACTAGATTGTTTTCTGTGTGGTTTATGTTAGCTTGCTCTAGCTGGAGTTTTGAACTTCTTTAGCCATGCTTGGGCAGCTTGGCTACTCTACGCAGGCAAAGCGAATCCCAGGCATTGCAAATCTTACTGGTTGCGTTGGAGTGCCCCTGTGGCCCACCACTGAAGCACTGCTGGAGTGCTCCAATTGCGAGGATCATTTTGCCCATATCATTTCATACACGCATCATGGTTCTTGTCACATTTGGCCAGCCTCTTAACCTGTCAGAGCCGTAGCTCGCTAAACTATTGATGCAGCGATTCTAAATAGCAAATCTTACTGGAGCGATGACAAAACGGAGCAGAAAGTCTATCTTGTCACACAGTTAAAGGATGCAGATGCCTTTTGGGATAGTAGGCTCATGCTCTCTCTGGGCTCTTTTATTCAGGGCATCGAAACACTACGAGTCTGCCTGGTTGCGGCTCTAGTGGAGATGCCCGAGTAAAATAGCTGTCTGCTCAGGCATGAAAAGCTTGCCTGATCAAAAACTGTTTGGTGGAACAAAGAGAGGACTCAGGCGCGAGCGCGAGTGAGAGGCGTGAGCTAAGACGCTCGATTTCAGACGCCTGAGCCCGAGCTCGTTGCCCGAGTCCGGCAGCACATGAGGGCACCAATCAAACACTACTTAGGAGCTCTCAGAAAGGCTCAGGCCAGGCAAATTTGATAAGGGAAGCGACCAAACGAGCCTTACAAGTCTCAAGTCTGAACAACAACAGTATTTACAGGATGTTAACATTTACTGTGGAATGCAAAACACGACCGCAAGCTCAAGAGGTAACTAGAGCCCAATGAATTCTAACTGCAGTGAGAGATCCTAGTCTGCTCTGTAATTTTcaggggaaaaaagagaggctGTGCAACAGGCTATCCTGTCTTTTTGAATCATAGGCTATCAATATTCTGCGCACAAAGGGCAGCTCCAAGCCGATGTCTCTGCAGAGATGACTACCACCGATGCGATGTTAATAGGTCTTATGCTTGCTCCATGCTGTCTCAGATATCTGCGTGCTCGACGGGGCGCTGTTGATTCGGAGTTTCTTGGTTCTCCAGGGGCATGTACTGAGCCATAATCGCACGAATCTCTGAATCCATGTAACTCTGGAATGGCACGATAATAGGAAATTATGAGTCTGCTGTAAATTGCGTGCACGACATCTACAAAAGAACTAGCAATTTTGTGAGAGTTTGCAGGTCCGGATGGAGGAGTTGCTTTACCCGTAGCCTATATTTGTACACGGCATATGCTCCAACTCCAGCCAAGGCGAGGCCGAAGAAAATAACCCATAGGAAGCCCCAACCCACTGACGAAGTAGACTCTTTGCCTGCAGCATTAGGAAAACAAAAGCATCACTTTACTAGTACTGTTTGAAGTAAGATTGCACTTCTTTTCACATTAATTTTAGCGTAATGGAAATAAAGCTACTTCTGTTATCTAATATGGCAGAGAACAAAAAGTTGCAGTATTGAGGCCCAGACTGCAGATGTGCAGATAATTGAACCACAAGACTACAAAAAAAATTAGGCTAGACGACTCACTGATACAGGTGTCATGTTCTCTAATGTATAACATATTGTTTGCACCACAGCTGCACTCGTAGCTTCCCCATGTATTGTCACAAGCGCAATCCTTGCACTGGCAGAAAAGCTTCTCTTTGCATTCATCAATATCTGCAAGTGCCAAGCAGAAAGATTTTACACAAAAGCAATTACTTAATAAGCTCTATCGATTGCAAAACTCGGAGCCATCAATCAGTTTTCAACTAATAGCTTTTTCTTGGAGAAATTTATTAACAAAAATTGTCAGCGCAAGAACAAATACCAGCCTTGCAagttgcaatatatatatatatatatatatatatatatatatatatatatatatatatagttaaaaAAATCCGCATAGTTTTGAATATAAATTATGCTATTCTACAGTGATGCATGAGCGTATCATATTGACATGGAATAATATCTCCCACAAGGTTGCAGAAAATTTTCCGTAAGAGTGATACCTTCGCAACTGTTTATGCCATCACCCTTAAAACCTGGTGGGCATTTGCAGCCGTTAGCTTCTTCATTCTGTATAGTTCAAGAATTAGTTTTATACTTGAAACAGCAGGCACGAGCAAACTGCAAGCTAGAAGACTCTGAAAGAGGTTATCTTACTGAGCAGGCCGAAACAGTCTTCCCGTTCCTAGTTTCCTTCCAGCAGCCTCCGTTGTTGATTTGGCACCTACCGACACCAGAAGCTGCCAAAGGCAAGCTCATTAGAATagtgaaaaaaaagaagtcCATGAGAGCACGGCCCTTATGGGACTAGATGCTGCCAACACAGCTTCAAGAAGTAAAATGCGAAAATATACCTTCACAGTGGGTGTACCCGTCACCAACGAACTTCACACCATTGACAATAGGGCATTCACAAACGCGACCACGGAAGGTATCCTAGAATATAACATCCAACAGATTAGAAATGTGCACACAGACAAGAACAATGATGAATAAGCTAAACGACAGTATTAGCATCCCCCCCAAGTAAAGTTGCAGCACCTTGCATGCAGTAACATTGGTAGCCTTGTCTAACCAGCAACCTCCATTGTTCTCCAAACATTCATTTGTCTCAATATCTAGAAAAGAGAGTAGCCACCCCACAAAAGAGGAATGCAGCATCAGAAGAAGTCCAGGTACATTTCTTTAACAGAAAGGGCAAAGATCACAAACCTTCTCGCAAGCAGACATCAGGTTCAGTTGTCTCCTCAAATCCCGAGCATACTGCTTTTAGAACAGCACTTTTTT from Phragmites australis chromosome 14, lpPhrAust1.1, whole genome shotgun sequence includes these protein-coding regions:
- the LOC133891679 gene encoding B3 domain-containing protein Os07g0679700-like isoform X1: MAGVVGAAAKGCMNAACGVTAAALGGGGEWRKGWPLRSGGFALLCDKCGLAHEQLVFCDIFHQKESGWRDCSFCGKRLHCGCIASKNSYDLLDSGGVQCVTCMKNSAAQSASSQMVPKLFPCQNNLRIFGKSDELLSGRKFEQPPSFMVDSRNDDIAIINKSNHPFMVKTIEAGQSSSALRQKEIENGSRQIKWEHPTLSIGDMGRMPFLTRTQSALESPQCARRDDNKDPTTNSTPNESLSEACLSMSLGIANNGNKMEATSTVERPMLSPTRAITEGRELATTLSPFQHAQRARHFLTRSPRVGEGAVFDPTKDAFPHLRVARPPAEGRGRNQLLPRYWPRITDQELQQISGEYPLQISNSTIVPLFEKVLSASDAGRIGRLVLPKACAEAYFPPISQPEGRPLTIQDARGKEWQFQFRFWPNNNSRMYVLEGVTPCIQSLQLQAGDTVTFSRIEPGGKLIMGFRKATNTVSLPDSQISAIANGSLLSETLFSSTNENLAVVSGYSGFLQSIKGAADLHPSSLYDHHMNSADGDVSWLKTDKFGGRPDEGSLQFLQKRSRNIGSKSRRLVMDAEDALELKLTWEEAQELLRPAPTAKPTVVMIEDYEFEEYDEPPVFAKRSIFAIRATGEHDQWIQCDDCSKWRRLPLSVIVASKWTCADNSWDPKSCSCSTPEELTPKELQSVLQQYEEMRRRKCSYGLKLTVPEMVASGIDALATAAVFGEVGNQGTTSVAATTKHPRHRPGCTCIVCIQPPSGKGPKHNPACTCNVCMTVRRRFKTLMMRKKQRQSEREEAETSKIAWMNRDEPEGSNLSRSPQTLDTTRESDVTMFDKVADVNKGHIDLNFHPSVRDDQEQHGTQPRPMSMMGLLEVASRPLDNYVKQNGITSLAGEQGASSSTATVPPAPVESEERTSKEGRVVSVEREREPDGMAVDEAGENQQDKAADDAAAS
- the LOC133891679 gene encoding B3 domain-containing protein Os07g0679700-like isoform X2, with product MAGVVGAAAKGCMNAACGVTAAALGGGGEWRKGWPLRSGGFALLCDKCGLAHEQLVFCDIFHQKESGWRDCSFCGKRLHCGCIASKNSYDLLDSGGVQCVTCMKNSAAQSASSQMVPKLFPCQNNLRIFGKSDELLSGRKFEQPPSFMVDSRNDDIAIINKSNHPFMVKTIEAGQSSSALRQKEIENGSRQIKWEHPTLSIGDMGRMPFLTRTQSALESPQCARRDDNKDPTTNSTPNESLSEACLSMSLGIANNGNKMEATSTVERPMLSPTRAITEGRELATTLSPFQHAQRARHFLTRSPRVGEGAVFDPTKDAFPHLRVARPPAEGRGRNQLLPRYWPRITDQELQQISGDSNSTIVPLFEKVLSASDAGRIGRLVLPKACAEAYFPPISQPEGRPLTIQDARGKEWQFQFRFWPNNNSRMYVLEGVTPCIQSLQLQAGDTVTFSRIEPGGKLIMGFRKATNTVSLPDSQISAIANGSLLSETLFSSTNENLAVVSGYSGFLQSIKGAADLHPSSLYDHHMNSADGDVSWLKTDKFGGRPDEGSLQFLQKRSRNIGSKSRRLVMDAEDALELKLTWEEAQELLRPAPTAKPTVVMIEDYEFEEYDEPPVFAKRSIFAIRATGEHDQWIQCDDCSKWRRLPLSVIVASKWTCADNSWDPKSCSCSTPEELTPKELQSVLQQYEEMRRRKCSYGLKLTVPEMVASGIDALATAAVFGEVGNQGTTSVAATTKHPRHRPGCTCIVCIQPPSGKGPKHNPACTCNVCMTVRRRFKTLMMRKKQRQSEREEAETSKIAWMNRDEPEGSNLSRSPQTLDTTRESDVTMFDKVADVNKGHIDLNFHPSVRDDQEQHGTQPRPMSMMGLLEVASRPLDNYVKQNGITSLAGEQGASSSTATVPPAPVESEERTSKEGRVVSVEREREPDGMAVDEAGENQQDKAADDAAAS
- the LOC133891679 gene encoding B3 domain-containing protein Os07g0679700-like isoform X3, whose protein sequence is MIQRLHCGCIASKNSYDLLDSGGVQCVTCMKNSAAQSASSQMVPKLFPCQNNLRIFGKSDELLSGRKFEQPPSFMVDSRNDDIAIINKSNHPFMVKTIEAGQSSSALRQKEIENGSRQIKWEHPTLSIGDMGRMPFLTRTQSALESPQCARRDDNKDPTTNSTPNESLSEACLSMSLGIANNGNKMEATSTVERPMLSPTRAITEGRELATTLSPFQHAQRARHFLTRSPRVGEGAVFDPTKDAFPHLRVARPPAEGRGRNQLLPRYWPRITDQELQQISGEYPLQISNSTIVPLFEKVLSASDAGRIGRLVLPKACAEAYFPPISQPEGRPLTIQDARGKEWQFQFRFWPNNNSRMYVLEGVTPCIQSLQLQAGDTVTFSRIEPGGKLIMGFRKATNTVSLPDSQISAIANGSLLSETLFSSTNENLAVVSGYSGFLQSIKGAADLHPSSLYDHHMNSADGDVSWLKTDKFGGRPDEGSLQFLQKRSRNIGSKSRRLVMDAEDALELKLTWEEAQELLRPAPTAKPTVVMIEDYEFEEYDEPPVFAKRSIFAIRATGEHDQWIQCDDCSKWRRLPLSVIVASKWTCADNSWDPKSCSCSTPEELTPKELQSVLQQYEEMRRRKCSYGLKLTVPEMVASGIDALATAAVFGEVGNQGTTSVAATTKHPRHRPGCTCIVCIQPPSGKGPKHNPACTCNVCMTVRRRFKTLMMRKKQRQSEREEAETSKIAWMNRDEPEGSNLSRSPQTLDTTRESDVTMFDKVADVNKGHIDLNFHPSVRDDQEQHGTQPRPMSMMGLLEVASRPLDNYVKQNGITSLAGEQGASSSTATVPPAPVESEERTSKEGRVVSVEREREPDGMAVDEAGENQQDKAADDAAAS